Proteins co-encoded in one Streptomyces sp. NBC_01723 genomic window:
- a CDS encoding DNA methylase translates to MDMVLPERKPNGLTVLDLCCCSGGASMGYWLAGFDVLGVDIAPRPNYPFPFVQADAVEYVRRQGHRFDLLHGSWPCQHRAAITKGTNRHLQDRYPDLLPEGRAAMLSAGRPYVIETTGCRPDVVLCGTQFGLPILRHRTFEVEGWFPMALPHVKHRSRVRGHRHGKHYDGEYVAIYGKGGKASVPEAQAALGIYWTDVHEELTEAIPPAYTQFLGEQAAQQITPTLAA, encoded by the coding sequence ATGGACATGGTCCTGCCCGAGCGGAAGCCGAACGGTCTGACCGTTCTCGACCTGTGCTGCTGCTCGGGTGGAGCGTCCATGGGCTACTGGCTCGCCGGCTTTGACGTCCTCGGTGTGGACATTGCTCCGCGTCCGAACTATCCGTTTCCGTTCGTGCAGGCCGACGCCGTGGAGTACGTGCGGCGGCAGGGGCACCGGTTCGACCTGCTACACGGGTCGTGGCCGTGCCAGCATCGGGCGGCGATCACGAAGGGCACCAACCGGCATTTGCAGGACCGGTACCCGGACCTGCTGCCGGAGGGGCGTGCGGCGATGCTGTCGGCGGGCCGGCCGTACGTGATCGAGACGACCGGGTGCCGGCCGGACGTGGTGCTGTGTGGCACGCAGTTCGGGCTGCCGATCCTGCGTCACCGGACGTTCGAGGTGGAGGGCTGGTTCCCGATGGCGTTGCCGCATGTGAAGCACCGCAGTCGGGTTCGCGGCCACCGGCACGGCAAGCACTATGACGGCGAGTACGTCGCCATCTACGGCAAGGGCGGCAAGGCGTCAGTACCGGAGGCGCAGGCTGCTCTCGGTATCTACTGGACGGACGTGCACGAGGAGCTGACGGAGGCTATTCCGCCCGCCTACACGCAGTTCCTGGGCGAGCAGGCTGCCCAGCAGATCACCCCGACCCTCGCGGCCTGA
- the bet gene encoding phage recombination protein Bet: MAQAVEAPAGTMAEGPTSHTQNQVTKTGGALAIRPDQTNWTPEQAAVLRQSGIDNEVTGAELASFLHLCQRTQLDPFSRQIYLIGRWDRRAGRKVFTPQTSIDGYRVTAHRAAAKAGHKLGYEDTVWCDSSGKWFDVWLSAEPPAAAKVVVVRDGQRFPAVAKYSEYVQTNKENKPIGLWGKMPATMTAKCAEALALRMAFPNDLAGVYTAEEMAQADNPEPEQPRVTVVQSTPSAPLAGATRDYLAEAVETADADQLAAILAEAETAGAPAEYMVLLTDLRDAHAAETVGPVRELHAAAQARGAGPEHLARLAAIGATKPGARQQGGDTERSAA; encoded by the coding sequence CCAAAACCAGGTCACCAAGACCGGTGGCGCGCTCGCCATCCGACCCGACCAGACCAACTGGACGCCCGAGCAGGCTGCGGTCCTCCGCCAGTCGGGGATCGACAACGAAGTGACCGGCGCCGAGCTGGCCAGCTTCCTGCACCTGTGCCAGCGGACCCAGCTGGACCCGTTCTCGCGGCAGATCTACTTGATCGGCCGGTGGGACAGGCGGGCCGGGCGGAAGGTGTTCACCCCGCAGACGAGCATCGACGGCTACCGGGTGACCGCGCACCGTGCGGCGGCGAAGGCGGGTCACAAGCTCGGATACGAGGACACCGTGTGGTGCGACTCGTCGGGGAAGTGGTTCGACGTGTGGCTGTCTGCTGAACCGCCGGCCGCGGCGAAGGTGGTCGTGGTCCGGGATGGCCAGCGGTTCCCGGCGGTGGCGAAGTACAGCGAGTACGTGCAGACGAACAAGGAGAACAAGCCGATCGGCCTGTGGGGGAAGATGCCCGCGACGATGACGGCGAAGTGCGCGGAGGCGCTGGCGCTGCGGATGGCGTTCCCGAACGATCTGGCGGGGGTGTACACGGCTGAGGAGATGGCGCAGGCCGACAATCCGGAGCCGGAGCAGCCGCGCGTGACCGTCGTGCAGTCGACGCCGTCCGCGCCGCTGGCTGGGGCCACGCGGGACTACCTCGCTGAGGCTGTAGAGACGGCCGACGCCGACCAGCTCGCCGCAATCCTCGCCGAAGCCGAGACGGCTGGCGCCCCGGCGGAGTACATGGTGCTCCTGACCGATCTCCGGGACGCGCACGCCGCCGAGACCGTCGGCCCTGTGCGTGAGCTGCACGCCGCGGCGCAGGCCCGCGGTGCTGGCCCCGAGCACCTGGCGCGGCTCGCTGCGATCGGCGCTACCAAGCCGGGTGCCAGGCAGCAGGGCGGCGACACGGAGAGGAGCGCCGCCTGA